Proteins co-encoded in one Hymenobacter swuensis DY53 genomic window:
- a CDS encoding TonB-dependent receptor has translation MKRNLYASVAIVPLAVMSAQLSWAQVTTSAMNGIITDKSGEGLPGATVIAVHTPTNTQYVAPTNSEGRFNLQNMRVGGPYTIRVSFVGYKESVRENIFLTLGQNQRLDINLSETEQTLGEVVVSGRRDPVINSGRTGAETTISREQIQRLPTLSRSLNDFTRLTPQANGGGSSSFGGSNNRYNNITIDGAVNNDVFGLAPTGTPGGQAGTNPISLDAIQEIQVVLAPYDVTQGNFTGAGVNAVTRSGTNDISASIYGFGRNQNTIGKSVTEPRVKADEFYNYQTGVRVGGPIVKDKIFFFANAEISRQATPLGFDPGTSTSQIRQATIDSIANFVRGSDVYRNYEVGNVGGETIRRESNRLFARLDFNLSNNNQLTVRHNYVKAFDDNLSRGSRTIRFGSNGYKFDNVTNSSVIELNSILGRFSNKLLLSYSSIRDSRTIPGNLFPTIEINQGANRFTFGTERSSGFNSLDQDIVEVTDNLTASFGKHTVTVGTHNEGFKFRNLFINNGNGYYSFNSLNNFYNNRASRVQAAFATADNGEAAFKAMQLGFYAQDQFSPIENLRLTGGIRLDIPVFVDKPAFNQTLEDSKQAYAAYGDISTTNVPSGQLLWSPRVGFNWDVNNDQKVQLRGGTGVFTGRVPYVWISNSYTNSGVIQGALDINYLNTPTGQQPRYLDRIETNIDNIPTAYQSGTNPRTQVNVLDKDFKLPQVWRSNLAVDFRLPGDVVATLEGAYSKTFNDIYYQDINLNAPVGRLAGPDQRPVYSSNQTARRVNDRFTNVYLLDNTSKGYRYNATAQLQKQFVNGLNTSVSYNYGVAKEINSGSSSTASSNFGFNQIVADPNNPELGFSRNDQRHRFLATAGYTFRYGGDKFATTISAVYEGLSGQPLTYIYGQNTDLNSDGNTGNDLLYIPRNTFDANEIRIAASEGRTEAVVRQQLDAFIENDPYLRSHRGQYAERFAARLPWTHQVDIRVAQDFNFQAGGKKNTLQITFDITNVGNLINNEWGRQYTVANNATELLRVSSTGANTQPTFTFPNSFATTNRAWDVAPFASRWQGQLGVRYSFN, from the coding sequence ATGAAACGCAATCTTTACGCTTCGGTGGCTATTGTGCCCCTAGCGGTCATGTCAGCGCAACTGAGCTGGGCACAGGTGACGACTTCCGCTATGAACGGTATTATTACCGACAAAAGCGGTGAGGGTCTGCCGGGCGCTACGGTAATTGCCGTTCACACGCCAACCAATACCCAATATGTTGCACCGACAAACTCGGAGGGCCGCTTCAACTTGCAAAACATGCGGGTAGGCGGCCCTTATACTATCCGGGTTTCCTTCGTGGGCTACAAGGAGTCTGTACGTGAAAACATCTTCCTGACACTGGGGCAGAACCAACGTTTAGATATCAATCTGAGCGAGACAGAGCAGACGCTGGGTGAAGTAGTAGTAAGTGGCCGTCGGGACCCCGTTATCAACTCGGGTCGCACTGGCGCTGAAACTACCATTTCGCGCGAGCAGATTCAGCGCCTGCCCACGCTAAGTCGTTCGTTGAACGACTTCACGCGCCTGACCCCTCAGGCTAACGGCGGGGGTAGCAGTTCCTTCGGAGGTTCCAACAACCGCTACAACAACATCACCATTGACGGCGCGGTAAACAACGACGTTTTTGGTCTTGCTCCTACAGGTACTCCTGGCGGTCAAGCAGGTACAAACCCTATTTCCCTGGACGCTATTCAGGAAATTCAGGTAGTACTGGCACCTTACGATGTAACGCAGGGCAACTTCACCGGCGCTGGCGTAAACGCCGTTACGCGCTCCGGCACCAACGACATTTCGGCCTCTATCTACGGTTTCGGCCGTAACCAGAACACCATTGGCAAGAGCGTTACTGAACCGCGCGTAAAGGCCGATGAGTTCTATAACTACCAGACTGGTGTACGGGTGGGCGGCCCCATCGTGAAGGATAAGATCTTCTTCTTCGCCAACGCCGAAATCAGCCGCCAGGCTACTCCGCTGGGCTTTGACCCCGGCACGTCAACTTCCCAGATTCGTCAGGCTACTATCGACTCTATTGCCAACTTCGTACGAGGGAGCGACGTGTACCGCAACTATGAGGTGGGAAATGTAGGAGGTGAAACTATCCGTCGGGAAAGCAACCGTCTGTTCGCTCGTTTGGATTTCAACTTGTCCAACAACAACCAGCTGACGGTACGGCACAACTACGTAAAGGCATTTGACGACAACCTGTCCCGGGGCTCCCGCACTATCCGGTTCGGTAGCAACGGGTACAAGTTCGACAACGTTACCAACAGCTCGGTAATTGAATTGAACAGCATTCTGGGCCGTTTCTCCAACAAGTTGCTGCTGAGCTACAGCAGCATCCGAGACTCGCGCACTATTCCGGGCAACCTGTTCCCCACCATTGAAATCAACCAGGGCGCTAACCGCTTCACCTTCGGCACGGAGCGCAGTTCCGGCTTCAACTCCCTGGATCAGGACATCGTTGAAGTTACGGATAACCTGACGGCCAGCTTCGGCAAGCACACCGTTACGGTGGGCACGCATAATGAGGGCTTCAAATTCCGCAACCTGTTCATCAACAACGGGAACGGCTACTACTCCTTCAACTCGCTCAACAACTTCTATAACAACCGGGCCAGCCGGGTGCAGGCCGCTTTCGCTACTGCCGACAACGGAGAAGCTGCGTTCAAAGCTATGCAGCTGGGCTTCTACGCTCAGGATCAGTTCTCACCTATTGAGAACCTGCGTCTGACGGGTGGTATCCGCTTGGATATTCCGGTATTTGTAGATAAGCCGGCTTTCAACCAAACCCTGGAAGACAGCAAACAAGCCTACGCCGCCTACGGCGACATCAGCACCACCAACGTGCCCAGCGGCCAACTGCTCTGGTCGCCACGTGTGGGCTTCAACTGGGACGTGAACAACGACCAGAAAGTACAGTTGCGCGGTGGTACGGGTGTTTTCACCGGCCGGGTACCGTATGTGTGGATTTCCAACAGCTACACCAACAGCGGTGTAATTCAGGGCGCGTTGGATATCAACTACCTGAATACTCCTACCGGTCAGCAGCCCCGCTACCTGGACCGCATCGAGACCAACATCGATAACATTCCAACGGCTTATCAATCAGGTACTAACCCCCGCACGCAGGTAAACGTGCTGGACAAGGACTTTAAGCTGCCGCAGGTGTGGCGCTCCAACTTAGCCGTGGATTTCCGCCTGCCGGGTGACGTAGTAGCTACCCTGGAAGGTGCCTATTCGAAAACCTTCAATGATATCTACTACCAGGATATCAACCTAAATGCTCCGGTTGGCCGCCTCGCCGGCCCCGACCAGCGCCCTGTATACAGCAGCAACCAAACCGCGCGCCGCGTAAACGACCGGTTTACGAACGTATACCTGCTTGATAACACCAGCAAGGGCTATCGCTATAACGCAACGGCTCAGTTGCAGAAGCAGTTCGTAAACGGCCTTAATACATCTGTATCTTATAACTACGGCGTAGCCAAGGAAATCAACAGCGGCTCCAGCAGCACGGCTTCGTCTAACTTTGGCTTCAACCAGATTGTAGCCGATCCGAACAACCCCGAACTGGGCTTCTCCCGCAACGACCAGCGGCACCGCTTTCTGGCTACTGCCGGTTACACGTTCCGCTATGGTGGTGATAAATTCGCTACTACCATCTCCGCCGTGTACGAAGGCCTGTCGGGTCAGCCTCTCACCTATATTTATGGGCAGAACACTGACTTGAATAGTGATGGCAACACCGGCAACGACTTGTTGTACATCCCACGCAATACGTTTGATGCCAACGAAATTCGCATTGCGGCTAGCGAAGGCCGTACTGAGGCAGTAGTTCGTCAGCAGTTGGATGCCTTCATTGAAAACGACCCGTACTTGCGCAGCCACCGCGGCCAGTACGCCGAGCGTTTCGCGGCTCGTCTGCCCTGGACGCACCAAGTTGATATCCGGGTAGCCCAGGACTTCAACTTCCAAGCTGGTGGAAAGAAGAACACGCTTCAGATTACGTTTGACATTACGAACGTAGGCAACCTCATCAACAATGAGTGGGGCCGTCAGTACACCGTGGCGAACAACGCCACTGAACTGCTACGCGTGAGTTCTACCGGGGCTAACACGCAACCTACCTTTACTTTCCCTAACAGCTTTGCTACCACAAACCGGGCTTGGGACGTTGCTCCCTTCGCTTCACGGTGGCAGGGTCAGTTAGGCGTACGGTATAGCTTTAACTAA
- a CDS encoding C40 family peptidase, with protein MREHVAKVRHSTQWHRPLSTALLLLLVSWLAACGTTSKVNYRNGRYYSARDMARMKATARSRGAAPATTKSKVKTSTAAGKSKTVARRPTGKALPANVPAQLAAVIETARSYQGTPYKYGGTSRLGMDCSGLLHESFAAINLNIPRSSNEQAVWGEPIKPQDLRPGDLVFFGASPGSSTITHVGMVTEASPESVQFIHSSSSLGVIENALETDYYLSRFIKAVRPRL; from the coding sequence ATGCGGGAACACGTTGCGAAGGTACGGCATTCAACGCAGTGGCACCGGCCACTCTCTACAGCGTTGCTGCTGCTACTGGTGAGTTGGCTGGCCGCCTGTGGCACTACCAGCAAGGTAAACTACCGAAACGGCCGGTACTACTCGGCGCGGGATATGGCCCGGATGAAGGCTACCGCCCGCAGCCGGGGCGCTGCTCCGGCCACTACAAAATCGAAAGTCAAGACCTCCACGGCGGCCGGTAAAAGCAAGACGGTAGCCCGCCGCCCCACCGGCAAAGCGCTACCGGCCAACGTGCCCGCCCAGTTGGCGGCCGTCATCGAAACCGCCCGCTCTTACCAGGGCACTCCCTACAAATACGGGGGCACCTCCCGCCTCGGAATGGACTGCTCCGGACTTTTGCACGAGTCGTTTGCCGCCATTAATCTGAACATTCCGCGCTCCAGCAATGAGCAGGCTGTGTGGGGTGAACCCATCAAACCACAGGATTTACGGCCGGGTGATTTGGTATTTTTCGGAGCTTCACCTGGCAGCAGCACTATTACCCATGTCGGAATGGTAACGGAAGCTTCGCCGGAAAGCGTTCAGTTCATTCACTCTTCCAGCTCCTTAGGTGTTATTGAAAACGCCCTAGAGACGGACTACTACCTCAGTAGATTCATTAAGGCCGTACGTCCCAGATTGTGA
- a CDS encoding FAD-binding oxidoreductase, whose amino-acid sequence MDFQPLTPALVAEFEAIVGPVHVLTAQRVEADVYADYGRDHTEDLYFAPDVVLRPGNAEEISRIVRLCHEHHIPITPRGAGTGLSGGALPIHHGVVLSTERLNRILEIDERNLQATVEPGVVNEAFQQAVQAVGLFYPPDPASKGSCFLGGNLAHSSGGPKAVKYGTTRDYVLNLQVVLPTGEVIWTAANTLKNSTGYNLTQLMVGSEGTLGIITKVVFRLLPYPKHNILMLVPFRQEAQAAEAVSAVFRAGIIPSGMEFMEREAIAWSSDYLKIPLTLPEDITAHLLIELDGQDLDELYKEAEQVYAVLECYDVGEILLADNATQKDELWKIRRNIGNSVRYNSVYKEEDTVVPRAELPTLLKGVKEIGARYGFKSVCYGHAGDGNLHVNIIRGDLDDEMWNVGLRQPITEIFELCVKLGGTISGEHGIGLVQKGYIGIALQEANLNLMRGIKGVFDPHGILNPGKIF is encoded by the coding sequence ATGGACTTTCAACCCCTGACTCCTGCGCTGGTGGCCGAATTTGAGGCTATTGTTGGCCCGGTGCACGTTCTCACGGCCCAGCGTGTGGAGGCCGATGTGTACGCCGACTATGGTCGTGACCACACCGAAGACCTGTATTTTGCCCCCGATGTAGTGCTGCGTCCCGGCAACGCTGAGGAAATCAGTCGTATTGTGCGCCTCTGCCACGAGCACCATATTCCCATAACGCCGCGCGGGGCCGGTACCGGGCTGTCGGGGGGGGCGTTACCCATTCACCACGGGGTAGTGCTGAGTACCGAGCGGCTCAACCGCATCCTGGAAATAGATGAGCGGAATCTGCAGGCTACCGTAGAGCCGGGCGTGGTAAACGAGGCATTTCAGCAGGCCGTGCAGGCTGTAGGGCTGTTCTACCCACCCGACCCCGCCAGCAAAGGCAGCTGCTTCCTGGGCGGCAACCTGGCGCACAGCAGTGGCGGCCCAAAAGCCGTAAAATACGGCACGACTCGTGACTATGTGCTGAACCTGCAGGTGGTGCTGCCCACCGGAGAAGTCATCTGGACGGCGGCCAATACGCTCAAAAACTCCACCGGCTACAACCTCACTCAGCTGATGGTTGGCTCGGAAGGTACGCTGGGCATCATTACCAAAGTAGTGTTCCGGTTGCTGCCGTATCCCAAGCACAATATCCTGATGCTGGTGCCCTTTCGTCAGGAGGCGCAGGCGGCCGAGGCCGTGTCGGCGGTGTTCCGGGCCGGGATTATCCCGTCGGGCATGGAGTTTATGGAACGGGAGGCCATTGCCTGGTCGTCGGATTACCTGAAAATCCCGCTTACGCTGCCCGAGGACATTACCGCTCACCTGCTCATTGAACTGGATGGCCAGGACCTCGATGAGCTATATAAGGAAGCGGAGCAGGTGTACGCCGTGCTGGAATGCTACGACGTGGGCGAAATCCTCCTGGCCGATAACGCTACTCAAAAGGATGAGCTCTGGAAAATCCGCCGCAATATTGGCAATTCGGTGCGCTACAACTCCGTATACAAGGAGGAAGATACCGTGGTGCCCCGCGCCGAACTGCCTACGCTGCTCAAGGGCGTGAAGGAAATAGGAGCCCGTTACGGCTTCAAAAGCGTGTGCTACGGCCACGCCGGCGACGGTAATCTACACGTCAACATCATCCGGGGCGACCTGGACGACGAAATGTGGAACGTAGGCCTGCGCCAGCCCATCACCGAGATATTCGAGCTGTGCGTGAAGCTGGGCGGCACCATTTCGGGAGAGCACGGCATCGGGCTGGTGCAAAAAGGTTACATCGGCATTGCCCTGCAGGAAGCTAATCTGAACCTGATGCGCGGTATCAAAGGCGTCTTTGACCCCCACGGTATTCTGAATCCGGGCAAAATATTCTGA
- a CDS encoding acyl-CoA-binding protein, translating to MNLQDKMSLQHDFEAAVSRVDGLPGDQAAAHMTDLYGLYKQATEGDHDTKRDEVGDDTPDNPNGPKGLSQAQWDAWSKFKGTDQDEARRQYIEKVNSLAGPVKEKTTVITGNGQPATGSEVNGNATPGTAEASPAAQAQSQAGQSPQGGLQGDLNAGTPYGGEDKLKNNQ from the coding sequence ATGAATCTGCAAGATAAAATGAGCCTCCAGCACGATTTTGAAGCCGCCGTATCCCGCGTAGACGGGCTGCCCGGCGACCAGGCCGCCGCCCACATGACCGATTTGTACGGCCTCTACAAGCAAGCCACCGAAGGCGACCATGACACCAAGCGCGACGAAGTAGGCGACGACACGCCCGATAACCCGAACGGCCCCAAAGGCTTGTCACAGGCTCAGTGGGACGCCTGGAGCAAGTTTAAAGGTACTGACCAAGACGAGGCCCGCCGCCAGTACATTGAGAAGGTGAACAGCCTTGCCGGCCCGGTTAAGGAGAAAACCACCGTTATTACTGGCAACGGTCAGCCGGCCACTGGCTCGGAAGTGAACGGCAATGCGACTCCCGGTACCGCCGAAGCCAGCCCTGCGGCCCAAGCGCAAAGCCAGGCTGGCCAAAGCCCGCAAGGTGGCCTCCAGGGCGACTTGAACGCCGGTACGCCCTACGGCGGTGAAGACAAGTTGAAAAACAACCAGTAG